ggttggttgttatgggcaacaaggacagttttactaccggacagttttgataaatgccATCCACTGTCTACACACTGAATAGGCTTAACATCCATGATCACCAGAAGTGATAGAGCTTTTAATTACAAATTCCCAGGAGGATCACAGCAGTGCTATTCAGATATCACATTGTTATAGTACTGCCtatgcaaattggaagatgaGACAATGCTTTATCAGcgacacctattggaaggcagcattcatgcaagtcaatgtcagattttttaacaagccttgtaaaaatgactgggaattgtgagctaaAGCCAGAatcgtttccaaaagcagaagatAACCATACACAGAGGCCCATAGATGTggatcaggaagggtatagtttctccttaggtagagctagtagaggtattattccatttttccagttgcatatttcccagaggagcatggatggcctttaagtctcctcacaccttctgggtgctctaccTAAGGAGAAACATAACCTTTTCTTAGCCAGTATTTTCTATGTTAATTCATGACAGAGTTGCTCTGCTGCCATGGTCTCTTAGGCTTCAAATGGGGCCTAGTATTTTAGAAAAGATCTCCAGAACAACCTTTTACATAGAGCAATTGCCACCTTCAGTTCTTTAAGACTGGACTCTTAACTTTTAACACAAAGTAAACACTTTAGAAGTGTAAACACAAAATCTACTAAAGAGATggccctcttaaccccttaaggaccaagcatggtaaatgtatggagcttggtcctggactttaatcctaGCCAATAGTAAAAGCATGGTgagggattaaagcttctgctacTGCAatgaagcaggagcaggttggatcCTCGGCTGTAAGTCACAGCTGTGGACCTGGGAGAGAAaagagaagtgttttttaaccgcttccgccttctcctttcccatctccatagcgctcaatgagtgctatctaCTTAGCAGTGAAAGTGAGAGTTTTACTTCCGCTATGCgacccagcaatcatgtgacaaCCGGGTGGTCCCTGGcacaacagagctgcagggttctagcAGGCCATGATGAGCTCTGCCAGTGCTATGGTCACTGGAGGGtttttttcctctgtaactgggacTCTTATGGATGCCCGAGTTACTTCTAaaacgtgtgaaaaaaaaagataatgtgaatgacccccagaggtcttatatgatgttatgGCACAGCcagatcttaaaaaaaaatagttacaaaaaaaagttaaaaaaattacagaataaaataaaaatatatacataaaagagaaaatgACACATCACCAACACCAACCAAACCGTTGCCATGTAATCCGAGactcattcccatactttattttagcataaatatattaatattaaaaataaataattacaaataaaaaactacttttttagctttttaaccctaataaaacttaaaaacagaaaaaaagtcagtgaagatATAACAAAATAGCCCTacatgtcacggggaaaaaagaGTAACGTAAATAATTTTGGTAGATAAAGAAAAAACATTAGGGCAGTAAAACCCCCCCATTGGTAAAATCAATAACATGTGTTGTCCTTTAGGTCCAAAACACTTtgttctttaaagggttaaaggaaggTACAAATATAGCAATTAAATATGAATACATACCTGTGTTTTTGTagaagaaaagtttttaaaacctTCACTTCCAATCCCTGAGTCATCAGCATCTATTAGACTTTCCACAGGAACATTGTGCTGGGGTTTCAGAAATGCAAATTCCTGCTCGCTTTGGTCCAAAGTTACACAAACATCATATGAATATGGCAGAGGTAATGTTCCATTGCTGAATTGTGAAATAAATCTGGGATCAACCGGAGGATACAGACTTGTACTCAGGGATCCAAATGGAGTAGAAGATTTTGATTCTTTGTATTTAGAGACAACTGCAATAATCACAGTCAACATGAAGAGAAAGGAAATCAGTGCCAAGGCTATTACCAAGTAGAATTGTAGATTGGAATGAGATTCTTCCTTGTTGGACTGATTGCTCAAGTCCGGAAGGACCTGATGAAAATGATCAGCAATTACCATGTTTATAGTGACTGAAGCTGAGCGGGATGGAGTCCCATTGTCTTTTACTAGAACCACAATTGTATGTTTTATGATGTCTTTTTCTTGAAATACCCGTGATGTCCTGATCTCCCCCGTGTGCTGGTCAATGGTGAAGAGTGATGGTTCTGAAGATTGTAAAAAGTAAGACAACCAGGCATTGTGTCCAGAGTCAGTGTCCACTGCCACCACTTTAGATACTAAGGAGCCTTGTTCAGAGGTCCAAGGAACCATCTCAAATGTTGTATCAACCTCATGTGATGGGTACAGAATGACTGGTGAATTATCATTCTGGTCTACTATACAAATTCTTAATGTTGTACTGCTGTTCAGAGATGGAGATCCATTGTCTCTGGCATTGATTTGGATATTAAATTCCTTATGCTTTTCATAATCAAATGATCGTTGAGCATAGATGACCCCAGTTACTGGATTCATGGAGATATAGGAAGACAGGGGTTCTTCTTCTTTATTTTGGGCTATAATAGAGTATGTTATCTTACCATTGTCCTCACTGTCCATATCTCTTGCTTTAATAGTAAATATTGAAGCTCCCGGTGAATTATTTTCTATTACAAATGTGGTATATATTAATTTTTCAAATACTGGAGCATTGTCATTGATATCTGATACATCAAGTTTAATAACTTTTCTAGAAGTCATTTCTGGAGAACCTTTGTCCGATGCTTGTATTGTGATGTTGTATGATGCTACTTTTTCAGTATCTAGATtactttttgtaacaattttataAAAATTTCCTGTTGATGATATTAAATCAAATGGCAAATCTCCCGTTATTCTACATTGAACCTCACCATTTTCTCCCGAGTCAGGATCATGAACTTGAATCAATGCCACCATAGTTCCAGGGGCAGAATCCTCAGGTATAAGATATGATGATGAAGTTATAGATATCTCAGGAGCATTGTCATTTTCATCTGTTAATTCTATCAAAACCTTAGCATGAGCAGCTAGACCTCCCCCATCCTTGGCTTGTACAGAAATATCATAATAATTATTGACTTCATAATCTAATTGTCCTTTTATTGTAATTTCACCAGTATTTGGATTTATAGCAAAAGTTTCATAAATTATATTTTCTGTGGTTTTAATAGAGTAAGTGATCTGTGCATTGACACCTTCATCTTCATCActtgcactgacctgcagaattgtGGAATTCACTAGAATATTCTCTCTTACACTTACTTTATATACATCCTTCGTAAATAATGGGACATTGTCATTAATATCATTGATGATTATATGAATTAGGGCAGTGCCTGTCTGCACAGGATTTCCCCCATCAGAAGCTGTTAGAATGAGCTCATGCTTGTTCTGTGTCTCTCGGTCTAGAGGCTTCTCTAGTATAAGCTCTGGAAAtacactgccatcagtgctgaCCTTCTGTCCAAGAGCAAAATACTGGTTTGCACTGAGTTTGTAGCTTATCAGAGAATTAATACCCACAtccaaatcctcagcattttgcaatgcaaattttGCTCCTGGGGAGACCAGCTCACTCACTTCTAATGTTAATGTGTCATGATGAAATTTAGGAAAATTGTCATTTATATCCTGAATATCAATGCTAACACTAAAAATATTTAAAGGATTTTCCACCACAGCATCAAATGTAAGGACACAATCAGCTGCAGCTCTACACAATGTCTCCCTGTCTATCCTATCAgcaatatataggtttccattatCCACATTTATATTGAAATATTTCTCAGAGATTTTAGACACAATTCGGAGTTTCCTTCTGGTAAGATCCTTAATATTCAATTGAAGATCCTTTGCTAAACTTCCAACAAAAGAACCTTTTCTTAATTCTTCATTAATAGAATAGTGAATCTGACCAGAGACTGAATGACACAGCCAGGATAATAAGAAGGGGAATATTACTTGCCATCTGAGTCCTTGCATTGATTGTCCTTCCTGCAGTTGTAATCCAGCCATCCTTCTTGTTATCACAAATATAATAGTAAAATTCCTTGTTGTATGTGTCTACCGTTTGATAAAAGAAAATCTATGATTCCTCTTCTTTCTGAGTCCTATACCCGGCACATCCTAGTGTGAAATGCTGTGTATTTCTTCTTGCAGTTGAACACTGTCTGCATCATGGAGGAGATTCTGGATTTGCAGAATATTTTCCTTATTGGTGAACAGCGGCGCTCTGAGGTGTATATGGGGAACTGCAGCATCAAATACTTAAATTTTAAGATTTTGTTTTCatctatatattttaaaaatgctttttagTAGGACATTTTTAAATTATAAACAAAACCCTCTTTTACAAACGATAAAAAGCACCATATACGTAATGGAAATGTTATAGTAAAATTAATTTAATTATCCTAAAAAATGTTAAATCATATAGAGATTCCttgatatttattatttttaaataaagGTATTATCAATCAAAACTTCTCCCACGGCACTCATTATTTGCACTCCTTTCTCTTATTTCTAAAGGAattccaatgatgtcacagttatGATACTAGAGTGGCCTTTTTGTgcttacatggccaaaataaacTCCTTTTATGCTTTAAAACCATCTGGTACCTTGGACACTTTCTTAGTACAGATTTATGACTGCACTGCCAAACACCCAAATTCTTTATACCGTACCTTTATCAGCAACataacaatggggcagatttactaatctaaTAATCAGGCAGTGTAAACTTAGTCAGTCTTAAAATACACCAGATTTATCAGtgactcatgctggatgataaatctagAGAGTCTTTAGACTCTCTAGTCTAATTTTACACCACCTATTAGTTTGCTTAGTTTATGCCATAAATTACACCAAAATTGTGGTACAAATTTGGTGCAACTTATAGTGAATGGTATCAGATTAAGACCAGATCTCAATTTCACAAAGCCATGTCCATTTGTCAGGTATGCTGTAAAAAGTGttcaaaagtgtttaaaaaatgtAAGCGTGGTCCAaaccatgtaagacagttttctggtgtattTGCAACAGAAAAATAGCAAATTTTCCATCAATTACTGTTAAAAGCTACAAAGACAACCAATGTGaatcaaaaataataaaacaaaatgaacaaaatagaaAAAGACTTCTGAATAGTTGCCATGAATAACATAAGATCTGTTGAAACTATTACTGGAGGTGAAGAATTCTGACTTTATTTATCATCAGCTAAGGCACATTTGCACTACACTGAAATGTTTATAGGGTCATTAATAGCTTTCTTCTCTTATTCTAAACCACCTTCAACACAATAAAACAGTAGTTGCTGCACTTTATAtcaaacataccgtatataccggcgtataaggcgacggggcatataagacgaccccccaactgtcaccttatacgccggtattcagtggagaaaaaaaaaaaaattcattactcacctgccccggcgttctgtcgcgctccggcaggatgtcgctcgctccggcaggatgtcgctcgctcctcgtccccggcgcagcatagctttctgaatgcggggcttgaaatccccgcttccagaaagctaatacacacaccggcagccatgacatcattgaatggctgtgattggctaaagcacacgtggcttcagccaatcacactattcaatgacatcattaaatgggtgtgattgctaacacgtgcgccttcagccaatcacagccattcaatgctgtcatggctgccggcgtgtgtattagctttctggaagcggggatttcaagccccgcattcagaaagctatgctgcgccggggacgaggagcgagcgacagcctgccggagcgagcgacatcctgccggagcgcgacagaacgccgggggaggtgagtaatgaattttttttttttacactttttttttttttgtattaccggcgcataagacgacccccgactgcagagcagatttttcggggttcaaaagtcgtcttatacgccggtatatacggtagtcatTTTGTGGATATTTTAGGCATCAGAGATATTTTCGGCATCTTTCTACACACATGTAAGCACAGTCTCTTCAGTCGGACCTATTTACTGAATATATCTGTCAGTCTTGAGTATATTACTCCCAAAGTTATACATCTAGCCTGCTGTGTCTTGTTAGATGAATAAAAACAGAGAACCAGGAACAAAGTACAGAACCTCACGTCACAATACATAAAGTATGCACGTATGAAATGCTGCATTTTACCAAATTGAATTTTGCTTTAATAATATCAGATGAGGATAATCTATAATAAAGAAAAGCAATGTAAAAGAGCTGAAATATCATTGAATAAAAAGAAATAACTTGGCCTACTAGAGGTCCTGGTGAGAAGCTCAAAAGACACAATTATCAGGTCCAACACAACAATTTTAAAAATGCCCAAAACATTGGGAAATCCACTCAGTTGAACAAAGATCGGGTATGACAGCTCATCCTCATCCTAAGCTCCCTTACAACACAACTTTATgtctatggaaagctttataaCATCCCCTAAATCTTTTCATTATTGCAACTTTaacattttttcctccaaaacattATGCTAATCCATAAATCTTTCTTACCAGTTGGTAATCCACATAGAGTTTTTCCTATGCAAAACATCTTACACAGTAATAACAATAAGTAACAAtccctgcaaaacatttcaaCCTTAAAGTGAATCTTTCACATTGAAAATGGTGACTAATGTGGAAGTAGCATATTGTAGAGCAGgaaagctgagcagattgatatgttATGTAATTCTGTTTTTAGGAatcaagtgggtggtcctatgATTGAAGACGGTATTCATTGTATCAGTGTGCATACAGAGACAGCTGTCTATCCCTGATAGGATTGCCTACAGGACTTCAAAGTATAGAAAGAGCACGGCTTTCAATGAATAACTTAAAAGTTACTGTATAGTGAACCTTTTTCTACAAAACTATGTATCACTCTGGTCAGTCAGATGTTACCTGCAGATCAATCATCATGTTCAACATGACAGATTCCCATCAACACTACAGACCATAGCAATGGCACAAACACTTTTTATTATACTATTTTATTTAAAATGCCCAATGTTATATTCTACTCTACCCAATACAATATAAACTTTGTAAGGACACAATCTGtagtctaaggcctcagtcacacgggcgcatcagcacccgtgttactgcaggtaggagacggacgtacctgaagatggccgtctctctgcagcgcctgaggaaagaacatgtgaccggcttcattgctggtcatgtgttctttcatcagcgctgcagagagacggccgtcttcaggtacggccgtcttctaactgtcaatcacacgggcacatcggcgccagtgtatggatgccgatgcgcccatgtgactgagccctttaggGAAGCCTGTAGTTTCAGCCTGTTTCTCTCACAGCATTTCTCAACTTACAAAGTAGCAGTCTTTGAAAATTATAAATGAGAGCCTCGAATATGAGCTTTCATAACCATGTTTAGGTCAATTGATATCTGCAACCATTTATTTTCTGAGATATATTATCACTTATAAAATAAAGTAACCTGCCAATATGAGAGATACATTAAAATTAGATCATCAGTAAGATACCCTAATACTTGTAGGAGCATTTGTACCTACAAAAAAGTCACTTGAAGAGTCAAATAGGAAGTTGAAAAGAAAGCATTTCATTtcaagtgcagccatattggatATCACATGATGTCTCTTAGCCGGTCAGCTACTCTGAATCATGTGAAGCTGCTCATGATGGCAGTTTCTGTGAAATTATGCAGTCTTATGTTCCTCTTCAGAGCTGATAACTAGCTAAGTGTTAACATGGGAAACACCATGGAACTCCACAGATATAGGAGGATTTTTTTTGGTATTCAGACAACTCGTTTGGCACATTGAAACGGATGACTGAGTACAATTAAACTAAACAGTATAACTTTAAGTATAACTTTAATATAACATCACACTGGTGCTCAATATTAAAAATTTATCATGGTCCCAGGTTTTCTGTAAGTTTTATACCACTACCTGATTGCTCAACAGAGGATCATAATAATTCATGTTTTATGAAGGATGCcaattctcttctacctttttggtcaaatagtttttttttaatgcagaatcaCAATTTGGGATACACAAGAACATGCAATGCAACATATTAACCTATATAACATTCAAGAGGCAATAATACTGATTGTGATAAATGCTTAGAAACAAAAAACATACTTTTCAATGGGTATTGTACTTTATACACAATTTGGGGACAATAGAAAATACATTATAACACAAAAAATCAATATTGCAGTAAATATGTAATGGAATACATACCTCTGTTCTTTCACTTCCAATCCCGGAGTCATCAGCATCTATTAGACTATCCACAGGAACATTGTGCTGGGGTTTAAGAAATGCAAATTCCTGCTCACTTGGGTCCAGAGTTACACAAACATCATATGAATATGGCAAAGGTAATGTTCCACTGTTGAACTGTGAAATAAATCTGGGATCAAGTGGTGGATATAGACTTGTACTCAGGGATCCAAATGGAGAAGAAGATTTGGACTCTTTGTATTTGGAGACAACTGCAATAATCACAGTCAACATGAAAAGAAAGGAAATCAATGCCAAGGCTATTACCAAGTAGAATTGTAGATTGGACTGAGATTCTTCTTTGTTGGACTGATTTCCAAGGTCTGGAAGGACCTGAGGAAAATGATCAGCAATCACCATGTTTATAGTGACTGAAGCTGAGCGGGATGGAGTCCCATTGTCTTTTACTAGAACCACAATTCCATGCTTCATGAGATCTTTTTCTTGAAATACACGTGATGTACTGATCTCTCCTGTGTGTTGGTCAATGGTGAAGAGTGATGGTTCTGAAGACTGTAAAAAGTAAGACAACCAGGCATTGTGTCCAGAGTCAGCGTCCACTACCACCACTTTAGATACTAGAGAGCCTTGTTCAGAGATCCAAGGAACCATCTCAAATGTTGAGCTATCAAAATCTTGTGGTGGGTACAGAATGACAGGTGAATTATCATTCTGGTCTATTATAGAGATTCTCAATGTTGCACTGCTGTTCATAGATGGAGAGCCATTGTCTCTGGCAATGATGTAGATATTAAATTCTTTATGCTTCTCATAATCAAATGATCGTTGAGCATAGATGACCCCGGTTACTGGATTAATGGAGATGTAGGAGCTGAGAAGCTCTTCTTCATTGCCCCTGGTCATTATAACATAAGTTATCTTTGCATTGTCCTCACTGTCCATATCTTTTGCATGAAGGCTAAATATTGAAGCTCCTGGTGAGTTATTTTCTGTTATAAATGACGTGTAAAGCAATTTCTCAAAGACTGGGGCATTGTCATTAACATCTGATATATCAAGTCTAATAAGTTTTATAGATGCCAAATGTGGAACACCTTTGTCCGATGCTTGTATTGTGATGTTGTATGATGATACCTTTTCTCTATCTAGACtcctttttgtaacaattttataATAATTACTTGCTGATGATATTAGTTCAAATGGCAAATCACCTTTTATTATACATTGAACCTCCCCATTTTCTTCCGAGTCACGGTCTTGAATTTTAATAAGTGCTACCATGGTACCAGGAGTGGAATCCTCAGGAATTGTAGTCGATAGTGACATTACACTTATCTCAGGAGCATTGTCATTTTCATCTATTATGTGTATTAATACCTTGGTTTTGGCTGCTAGGCCGCCTCCATCTTCACCTTGTACCAAAATTTCATAGAATTGTGTTTCTTCATAATCTAAACCTCCCTTTGATTTTATTTCTCCACTTTTAGGATTAATAGAAAAGGCATCAAGAATGTGGCTTGCTGTTGTACTAAATGAGTAAGTAACTTGAGCATTGACACCTTCATCTTCATCActtgcactgacctgcagaattgtTGAATTCACCGGTATAGTTTCTCTAACACTTACTTTATATACATTCTGTGCAAATATCGGAGCATTATCATTGAAGTCAGTGACAATGATATTAATTAAGACTGTGCCTGACTGTACAGGATTTCCCCCATCAGAAGCTGTTAGAATGAGCTCATGCTTGTTCTGTGTCTCTCGGTCTAGAGGCTTCTCTAGTATAAGCTCTGGAAAtacactgccatcagtgctgaCCTCTCCTAGAGCAAAATACTGGTTTGCACTGAGTTTATAGCTTAACAGAGAATTAATACCAATATCCAAATCTTCTGCATTATGTAAAAGAAATCTTCTTCCTGGGGAGGATGCTTCACCCATttctattttcatctgtttatgcACAAATGCAGGAGGATTGTCATTTATATCCTGAATATCAATTTTAACATTGAATATATTTAAGGGATTTTCCACCACAGCATCAAATGTAAGGATACAATCAGCTGCAGCCCTACACAATGTCTCCCTGTCTATCCTATCAGCAATATATAGGTTCCCATTATCCAGATTTATACTGAAATATTTTGTAGAGACATCAGATGAAATGTGCAATTTCCTACTGAAGATCTCTTTAACATCTAACTGAAGATCCTTTGCTAAATCACCAACAATAGAACCTTTTCTTAATTCTTCATTAATAGAATAGTGAATCTGACCAGAGACTGAATGACACAGCCAGGATAATAAGAAGGGGAATATTACTTGCCATCTGAGTCCTTGCATTGATTGTCCTTCCTGCAGTTGTAATCCAGCCATCCTTCTTCTCATCAGAAATATAATAGTAAGATTTCTTCTTGTATATGTAATCCACTAGGTAAAACAGAAATAGTCCTATACCCGGCACATCCCAGTATAAAATGCTGTGTATTTCTTCTTGCAGTTGAACACTGTCTGCATCATGGAGGAGATTCTGGATTTGTAGAATATTTTCCTTCTTGGTGAACAGCGGCGCTCTGAGGCGTATATGGGGAACTGCAGCATTCGTGAATTAGGTGCATTCCTGTCACATTCTACTGTATTTTTGAAATTGTAAAAACTGGCAAGCCATATATGTCTAAAGTGCTGTAAAAATTTCACATTGAGGATTTTTATGTGGTTTATTTGGTTCTGTAAAACTAAAGAATTTTGAAAGCCTGAAATTTTTGTCAAATTTAGAatattgacaaaaataaatagaATTATATTTAGCACATATAAAATAATATTTCTATATTACATTTATGTCACTCAAGGCAAAATCTTATTTATACAGAActataataaataatataaaatggTCTTGTTACTCCAAAGTGTTAATTATAAATCTATGATACCAAATATGAGAACATCGATCAACATACTATAAAATGATGTCCCCTATAACAAAGTCATATTTTCACCTAAATGTGGAATATGAAATGACTCAGATTTTTACTTGTTCACTCAAAACCACTAACACAATAATACTTTATATATATCTTTTATGCTAAAAGCAGAGAAGGTGATACAATATGTAAATGAGACAATAAGTCCTGCAATGAACATTCATGAGGCTTTTAACAA
The nucleotide sequence above comes from Eleutherodactylus coqui strain aEleCoq1 chromosome 2, aEleCoq1.hap1, whole genome shotgun sequence. Encoded proteins:
- the LOC136611242 gene encoding protocadherin gamma-B1-like isoform X29, producing the protein MVIADHFPQVLPDLGNQSNKEESQSNLQFYLVIALALISFLFMLTVIIAVVSKYKESKSSSPFGSLSTSLYPPLDPRFISQFNSGTLPLPYSYDVCVTLDPSEQEFAFLKPQHNVPVDSLIDADDSGIGSERTEQGQPNTDWRFTQAQRPGPSGTQQPTEEAGVWPNNQFETERLQAMILASANEAAEGSSALGGATGTMGLAARYGPQFTLQHVPDYRQNIYIPGTTTTLTNAAGKRDGKAGAPLGNKKKSGKKEKK
- the LOC136613141 gene encoding protocadherin gamma-B1-like, with product MQGLRWQVIFPFLLSWLCHSVSGQIHYSINEELRKGSFVGSLAKDLQLNIKDLTRRKLRIVSKISEKYFNINVDNGNLYIADRIDRETLCRAAADCVLTFDAVVENPLNIFSVSIDIQDINDNFPKFHHDTLTLEVSELVSPGAKFALQNAEDLDVGINSLISYKLSANQYFALGQKVSTDGSVFPELILEKPLDRETQNKHELILTASDGGNPVQTGTALIHIIINDINDNVPLFTKDVYKVSVRENILVNSTILQVSASDEDEGVNAQITYSIKTTENIIYETFAINPNTGEITIKGQLDYEVNNYYDISVQAKDGGGLAAHAKVLIELTDENDNAPEISITSSSYLIPEDSAPGTMVALIQVHDPDSGENGEVQCRITGDLPFDLISSTGNFYKIVTKSNLDTEKVASYNITIQASDKGSPEMTSRKVIKLDVSDINDNAPVFEKLIYTTFVIENNSPGASIFTIKARDMDSEDNGKITYSIIAQNKEEEPLSSYISMNPVTGVIYAQRSFDYEKHKEFNIQINARDNGSPSLNSSTTLRICIVDQNDNSPVILYPSHEVDTTFEMVPWTSEQGSLVSKVVAVDTDSGHNAWLSYFLQSSEPSLFTIDQHTGEIRTSRVFQEKDIIKHTIVVLVKDNGTPSRSASVTINMVIADHFHQVLPDLSNQSNKEESHSNLQFYLVIALALISFLFMLTVIIAVVSKYKESKSSTPFGSLSTSLYPPVDPRFISQFSNGTLPLPYSYDVCVTLDQSEQEFAFLKPQHNVPVESLIDADDSGIGSEGFKNFSSTKTQVEHPEVSGQIHYSINEELRKGSIVGHLAKDLELDINDLSRRKIRIVSKISEKYFSINVDNGNLYIADRIDRETLCRAAADCVLTFDAVVENPLNVFNIKIDIQDINDNPPTFILHTVRIEMSELTSPGRRFPLHSAEDLDIGINSLISYKLSANQYFALGEKVSTDGSVFPELILEKPLDRETQNKHELILTASDGGNPVQTGTALVNVIINDINDNVPVFTQDVYKVSVRENIPVNSTILQVSASDEDEGVNALITYSFSTTASHILDAFSISPKSGEIKTKGLLDYEVSKLYEISVQAEDGGSLAAKAKVIIEIIDINDNAPEISITSSSDLIPEDSAPGTVVALIQVHDPDSAENGEVQCRIKGDLPFELILSTGNFYKIVTKNSLDREKVSSYNITIQASDKGFPELTTKKVLRLRISDINDNAPMFEKLLYTTFIAENNSPGASIFSIQAKDLDSEDNAKIIYSLINKGNEEDSLSSYISMNPVTGVIYAQRSFDYEKHKEFNIQIIARDNGSPSLNSSTTLRISVVDQNDNSPIILYPSQEVDTTFEMVPWTSEQGSLNHHSSPLTNTQGRSGHHVYFKKKTS